In Ignavibacteriales bacterium, the following are encoded in one genomic region:
- the fabG gene encoding 3-oxoacyl-ACP reductase FabG encodes MIDLSNKVSIITGGSRGIGEACVKLFLKANSKVAFTFKSAKSQAEKLEKELGKNVKAYCVDMESEKEIFEMVKKVAKDFGKIDVLVHNAGIWNDGTLEKMTLDHWNELIRVNLTSTFLFCKAVTTYMKKNKFGRIILITSTAGQRGEAFHSHYAASKGGMISFTKSLAVELASNNITVNSIAPGWVDTEMNDDVFADKDYKESIRKGIPVGRIATAEDIAGPTLFLASDLARHINGEILNVNGGSVLCG; translated from the coding sequence ATGATAGATCTATCGAACAAAGTTTCAATTATAACCGGTGGTTCCAGAGGAATAGGGGAAGCATGTGTAAAATTATTTTTGAAAGCGAACAGCAAAGTTGCTTTTACTTTTAAGAGTGCAAAATCACAAGCAGAAAAGTTAGAAAAAGAACTTGGTAAAAATGTTAAAGCTTATTGTGTTGATATGGAATCCGAGAAAGAAATTTTTGAAATGGTAAAAAAAGTTGCTAAAGATTTTGGAAAGATAGATGTGCTCGTTCATAATGCCGGGATCTGGAATGACGGAACTCTTGAAAAAATGACGCTCGATCATTGGAACGAACTCATACGAGTAAATCTCACTTCAACATTTTTATTCTGCAAAGCTGTAACTACTTACATGAAGAAAAATAAATTTGGAAGAATAATTTTAATAACATCAACTGCCGGGCAGCGTGGAGAAGCATTTCATTCTCATTATGCTGCTTCAAAGGGCGGTATGATTTCATTCACAAAATCTCTTGCTGTGGAATTGGCTTCTAATAATATAACCGTAAATTCCATAGCTCCAGGTTGGGTTGATACAGAAATGAACGATGATGTTTTTGCTGATAAAGATTATAAAGAAAGTATCAGGAAAGGGATTCCCGTTGGAAGAATTGCAACTGCCGAAGATATTGCAGGACCAACTTTATTTCTTGCATCTGATTTAGCACGACATATCAATGGTGAAATTCTTAATGTAAACGGCGGAAGTGTTTTATGTGGGTAA
- the truA gene encoding tRNA pseudouridine(38-40) synthase TruA: MNNYKLLIQYDGTNYSGWQIQSNAVSVQQKIVDAVEVILKEKINLIGSGRTDTGVHAFGQVANFRIESELDLYRFRYSLNSILPNDISVLKMEKVDESFHSRFDAKNRSYIYLFCDHKSPFYNNYSYYFPSISKLDFKYLNKISKALLGPHDFTSFSRKDIEIEDKTCEVKDIIWHKGKTISTFYISANRFMHGMARTIIGTLIFAAERKLGEDYLLKVLKEKNREEADESVPAKGLFLFKVRY, translated from the coding sequence TTGAATAATTACAAATTATTAATCCAATACGACGGAACAAATTATTCGGGATGGCAAATCCAGAGCAATGCTGTTAGTGTTCAGCAAAAAATTGTTGATGCCGTCGAAGTTATTCTGAAAGAAAAAATTAATCTAATCGGATCCGGCAGAACAGATACCGGTGTACACGCTTTTGGACAAGTAGCTAATTTCAGAATTGAAAGCGAATTAGATCTTTATAGATTCCGTTATTCGCTTAATTCTATTTTGCCGAATGACATTTCAGTTCTGAAAATGGAAAAAGTGGATGAATCTTTTCATTCCCGGTTTGATGCCAAGAACCGGAGTTACATTTATCTTTTTTGCGATCACAAATCTCCATTCTATAATAATTACTCTTATTATTTTCCTTCCATTTCGAAACTTGATTTCAAATACCTCAACAAAATTTCAAAAGCATTATTAGGTCCACATGATTTTACATCTTTCTCAAGAAAGGATATTGAGATTGAAGACAAAACTTGTGAGGTTAAAGATATTATTTGGCACAAAGGAAAAACTATCTCAACTTTTTATATCTCGGCAAATCGGTTTATGCATGGAATGGCAAGAACAATTATTGGAACACTTATATTTGCTGCTGAAAGAAAACTTGGTGAAGATTATTTATTAAAAGTTCTCAAAGAAAAAAATAGAGAAGAAGCGGATGAATCTGTACCAGCTAAAGGATTATTCTTATTTAAGGTGAGGTATTGA
- the mtaB gene encoding tRNA (N(6)-L-threonylcarbamoyladenosine(37)-C(2))-methylthiotransferase MtaB, protein MSKVAFHTLGCKLNFSETSTIGQQFLKHGFSIVDEKEKSDVFVINTCTVTDNADRECRQIVRRALRNNPNSFIVVTGCYAQLRPYEIAKIDGVDAVLGSNEKFNLFSYLENFEKKELSCIFISPTENLDSFNPSYSTDADNRTRAFFKIQDGCDYKCSFCTIPLARGKSRSASPEEVINEFKQLLKAGYKEIILTGVNVGDYGNSFDIDLYALLKKMLKVDGDYRIRISSIEPNLLTDEILDLTAKDERMCNHFHIPLQSGCGEILKLMQRRYKVEDYEKLIYKAVEKVNDLRIGVDVIVGFPGETEENFLETYNFLKDLPISYLHVFTYSERPETKAIEMANSVDPIERKRRSNMLRILSEKKKHEFYQKMVGKELTILFEHEDHNGMMKGFSSNYVRVKHSFDHELINKFVKVKIKEVDENICTTENISINESINIQAG, encoded by the coding sequence ATGTCCAAAGTAGCTTTCCATACATTAGGTTGTAAACTTAATTTTTCTGAAACCTCAACAATCGGGCAGCAATTTCTGAAACATGGATTCAGTATTGTTGATGAAAAAGAAAAATCAGATGTATTTGTGATCAACACGTGCACTGTTACGGATAATGCAGATCGTGAATGCCGGCAAATTGTTCGCCGTGCGCTAAGAAATAATCCGAATTCATTTATTGTTGTTACCGGATGCTATGCTCAACTTCGTCCCTATGAAATTGCAAAGATAGATGGAGTTGATGCAGTACTTGGCAGTAATGAAAAATTTAATCTGTTCTCTTATCTGGAAAATTTTGAGAAGAAGGAATTATCATGCATCTTTATTTCTCCGACAGAAAATTTGGATTCATTCAATCCTTCTTATTCAACCGATGCAGATAACCGCACAAGAGCATTTTTCAAAATTCAAGATGGATGCGATTATAAATGTTCATTCTGTACAATTCCTTTAGCACGCGGTAAGAGCAGAAGTGCAAGTCCGGAAGAAGTAATTAATGAGTTTAAACAATTATTGAAAGCCGGATACAAAGAAATAATTTTAACCGGTGTTAATGTTGGCGATTATGGAAATTCTTTTGATATTGATTTGTATGCACTTCTTAAAAAAATGTTGAAAGTAGATGGTGATTACCGGATTCGAATCAGTTCAATCGAACCTAATCTTCTAACCGATGAAATTTTAGATTTGACCGCGAAGGATGAAAGAATGTGCAATCATTTTCATATTCCGTTACAAAGCGGATGCGGTGAGATATTAAAACTAATGCAACGTCGTTACAAAGTTGAGGATTATGAAAAATTAATTTATAAAGCTGTTGAAAAAGTTAATGATCTTAGAATTGGTGTTGATGTCATCGTCGGTTTTCCCGGAGAGACGGAGGAAAATTTTCTTGAGACATATAATTTTCTAAAAGATTTACCGATCTCGTATTTGCATGTGTTTACTTATTCTGAACGACCGGAAACAAAAGCAATTGAGATGGCAAATTCTGTTGATCCTATTGAACGGAAGCGGCGCAGTAATATGCTTAGAATTTTGAGCGAAAAGAAAAAACACGAATTCTATCAAAAAATGGTTGGAAAAGAATTAACAATACTTTTCGAACACGAAGATCATAACGGAATGATGAAAGGATTCTCATCAAATTATGTCCGTGTAAAACATTCGTTTGATCATGAATTAATTAATAAATTTGTGAAGGTAAAAATCAAGGAGGTTGATGAAAATATTTGTACAACAGAGAATATTTCAATTAATGAATCAATAAACATTCAGGCAGGTTGA